A genomic segment from Leptolyngbya boryana PCC 6306 encodes:
- the hemN gene encoding oxygen-independent coproporphyrinogen III oxidase, protein MKQLSQTVEFDAALLNQYNLPLPRYTSYPPATELSPDFDPHFFDRAIDLGNHKKTPLSLYCHIPFCETPCYFCGCNTIITQRREVAEPYLGYLARQIRQVAQSVSSDRQVHQLHWGGGTPNYLDLQQVEFLWNRFHRYFRFDATAELSIEINPRYVDRHYIHSLRQLGFNRISFGIQDFNPEVQVAINRVQPEAMLFDVMDWIREAGFESVNVDLIYGLPFQTSATFQQTVEKTLALNPDRIAVFNFAYIPWLKPVQKRMPESALPSTVEKFKILQNTIAQLTQSNYVFIGMDHFAKPNDELAIAQQAGQLHRNFQGYTTKPESDLLGFGITSISMLQDVYIQNHKRLRDFYTAIDASELPIEKGVLLSQDDLIRRTVIMELMCQFQLSAADLEAKYHLGFDQDFNDYFADELSRLDALEADGLLKRWSDGIEITPVGRLLIRNIAAVFDTYLGDRKAQTFSKSI, encoded by the coding sequence ATGAAACAACTATCCCAAACGGTCGAGTTTGACGCGGCGCTCCTGAACCAGTACAACCTGCCCCTTCCCCGTTATACCAGCTATCCGCCTGCTACAGAACTTAGTCCCGACTTCGATCCTCATTTCTTCGACCGAGCGATCGACCTCGGCAATCACAAAAAAACGCCCTTATCCCTATACTGTCACATCCCTTTCTGTGAAACACCCTGTTATTTCTGTGGCTGCAATACGATCATTACTCAACGTAGAGAAGTCGCAGAACCCTACTTAGGTTACCTTGCCCGTCAAATCCGCCAAGTTGCTCAATCGGTCAGTTCTGACCGTCAAGTTCATCAATTGCATTGGGGTGGCGGCACACCAAACTACCTTGACTTACAACAGGTTGAATTTCTTTGGAATCGCTTCCATCGCTATTTTCGATTCGATGCCACAGCCGAACTGTCGATCGAGATCAATCCGCGCTATGTCGATCGTCATTACATTCATTCTCTAAGGCAACTCGGCTTTAACCGAATTAGCTTTGGAATTCAAGATTTCAATCCTGAAGTGCAAGTCGCAATCAATCGGGTACAGCCTGAAGCAATGCTTTTTGATGTGATGGATTGGATTCGGGAAGCTGGATTTGAAAGTGTGAACGTCGATTTGATCTATGGTTTACCATTCCAAACTTCAGCCACGTTTCAGCAAACAGTTGAGAAAACGTTAGCGCTTAATCCCGATCGCATTGCAGTGTTCAATTTTGCCTACATTCCCTGGCTCAAACCCGTTCAGAAACGGATGCCAGAATCGGCGTTGCCTAGTACTGTTGAAAAGTTCAAGATTCTGCAAAACACGATCGCTCAACTTACACAAAGTAACTATGTGTTTATTGGCATGGATCACTTTGCGAAGCCCAATGATGAATTAGCGATCGCCCAACAAGCCGGACAACTGCATCGGAATTTCCAAGGCTACACCACAAAGCCTGAGTCAGATTTACTCGGCTTTGGCATTACTTCTATCAGTATGTTGCAAGATGTTTATATCCAGAACCACAAGCGGTTAAGAGACTTCTACACTGCGATCGATGCTTCTGAGCTTCCGATTGAGAAAGGAGTGCTCTTAAGCCAAGATGACTTGATCCGACGCACTGTGATTATGGAACTGATGTGTCAGTTCCAACTTTCAGCAGCAGACTTAGAAGCAAAATATCATTTGGGATTCGATCAAGATTTCAATGATTACTTCGCGGATGAACTCTCACGTCTAGATGCGCTCGAAGCAGATGGACTGCTCAAGCGTTGGAGTGATGGCATTGAGATTACGCCAGTTGGACGGTTACTCATTCGGAATATTGCAGCGGTGTTTGATACCTATCTAGGCGATCGGAAAGCTCAAACTTTTTCTAAGTCGATCTAG
- a CDS encoding biliverdin-producing heme oxygenase, producing the protein MSTLSVRLREGTQRSHTTAENTAFMKCFVKGIVEREPLRKLFANLYFVYSTLEAALQQHAQDPVFGAFYFPGLNRTANLARDLAFYYGEDWQNQIVASSAGIAYCARIKTLAATDPILLVAHAYTRYMGDLSGGQSLKNVIRSALSLPPNQGTNFYEFEQISTPEARREFKERYRQMLDSLPVDENTIERIVAEANLAFVLNQDVMHELEPDVKAAIGEHTFDLLTRQDRPGSTERRSHGSDREPVLAP; encoded by the coding sequence ATGAGTACTTTATCTGTCCGCTTACGAGAAGGAACCCAACGCTCTCACACCACAGCAGAAAACACTGCATTTATGAAATGCTTTGTGAAAGGTATTGTAGAACGCGAACCTCTACGGAAACTGTTTGCAAATTTGTACTTTGTTTACAGCACTTTAGAAGCAGCATTACAGCAGCACGCTCAAGATCCAGTGTTTGGTGCATTCTACTTCCCAGGGTTGAATCGAACTGCGAATCTGGCGCGCGATCTCGCATTCTACTACGGTGAAGACTGGCAAAATCAGATCGTTGCATCATCTGCGGGAATTGCATACTGCGCTCGAATTAAAACGCTCGCTGCTACTGATCCAATCTTGCTGGTTGCCCATGCTTACACCCGCTATATGGGCGATTTATCAGGAGGACAGAGTTTGAAAAATGTGATTCGATCTGCATTGTCTTTGCCTCCGAATCAGGGAACGAATTTTTATGAGTTTGAGCAAATCTCAACTCCTGAAGCTAGACGAGAATTCAAAGAGCGCTATCGTCAGATGCTAGATAGCCTGCCTGTAGACGAGAACACAATCGAACGGATTGTTGCCGAAGCAAACCTTGCCTTTGTGCTGAATCAAGATGTGATGCATGAACTCGAACCCGATGTGAAAGCAGCAATCGGAGAACATACCTTTGATTTACTCACTCGGCAGGATCGTCCTGGAAGTACAGAACGACGATCTCATGGTAGCGATCGTGAACCTGTCCTAGCTCCTTAA